In the Rhizobium sp. CB3090 genome, one interval contains:
- the queG gene encoding tRNA epoxyqueuosine(34) reductase QueG encodes MPEDRAIERENKRRRTLTAFLRDEARAQGFDLCRITRPGAISEAGARLNQFLDQGYHGTMAWMEETRERRGDPNVLWGDVRSIAVFGLNYGPEEDPRGILEKPDRAAISVYARNRDYHDIIKGRLKEIATRFAARSQEDVKVFVDTAPVMEKPLAAAAGLGWQGKHTNLVSRTHGSWLFLGSMFTTADLEPDQAEIDHCGSCRACLDACPTAAFPAPYQLDARRCISYLTIEYKGPIDPQFRPLIGNRIYGCDDCLAACPWNKFASAAAEMKLIAREDLKEPSIAFLLGLNDPAFRTFFSGSPVKRIGRDRFIRNVLIAAGNSGERGLIPACRGLADDPSAVVRGMAVWALSRLMTAGEFRSFAAERSDEPDADVRAEWTMAGVA; translated from the coding sequence ATGCCCGAAGATCGTGCCATAGAAAGAGAAAACAAGCGACGGCGCACACTGACCGCTTTTCTTCGCGATGAAGCGCGGGCGCAGGGTTTCGATCTCTGCCGTATCACCCGGCCAGGCGCCATTTCCGAAGCCGGGGCCAGGCTCAATCAATTCCTGGACCAAGGCTATCACGGCACCATGGCGTGGATGGAAGAGACGCGCGAACGCCGCGGCGATCCCAACGTGCTCTGGGGTGATGTCCGCTCCATCGCCGTCTTCGGCCTCAACTATGGCCCGGAGGAAGACCCGCGCGGCATTCTGGAGAAGCCTGACAGAGCGGCCATTTCCGTCTATGCTCGCAATCGCGATTATCACGATATCATTAAAGGCCGGCTGAAGGAGATCGCCACCCGTTTCGCGGCGCGATCGCAGGAAGACGTCAAGGTCTTCGTCGATACGGCGCCGGTCATGGAAAAGCCGCTGGCGGCGGCAGCGGGCCTTGGCTGGCAGGGCAAGCACACCAATCTCGTCAGCCGAACGCACGGTTCCTGGCTGTTCCTCGGCTCGATGTTCACCACGGCCGATCTCGAACCGGATCAGGCCGAGATCGATCATTGCGGCTCCTGCCGCGCCTGTCTCGACGCCTGCCCGACGGCAGCTTTTCCGGCCCCCTATCAGCTCGATGCCCGCCGCTGCATTTCCTATCTGACCATCGAGTATAAGGGACCGATCGATCCGCAGTTTCGGCCGTTGATCGGCAATCGCATCTATGGCTGCGACGACTGTCTCGCCGCCTGCCCCTGGAACAAATTCGCCAGCGCCGCCGCCGAGATGAAGCTGATCGCTCGCGAAGATCTCAAGGAACCGTCGATCGCTTTTCTGCTCGGTCTCAACGATCCCGCCTTTCGCACCTTCTTCAGCGGCTCGCCGGTCAAACGCATCGGCCGTGATCGCTTCATTCGCAATGTGCTGATCGCCGCCGGCAATTCCGGGGAGCGCGGCTTGATCCCGGCATGCCGCGGCCTGGCAGACGATCCCTCGGCTGTGGTCCGCGGCATGGCCG
- a CDS encoding glutathione S-transferase family protein — MPTLYHHSMSSPSRFVRLILTEYGYQTELIEEQTWEKRRDFLALNPAGTLPVYVDDSMRALCGATVISEYLDETHGVLKRDRRLLAEDPFQRAEIRRLTEWFMQKMEQDVTRPLVRERVYKLQMTADQGGGAPDSKVMRMARGNIRQHMKYLSWLAGSRQWLAGERLSYADLAAAASISVLDYLGEIDWMESPVAKEWYQRLKSRPSFRPILAERVRGITPVSHYADLDF, encoded by the coding sequence ATGCCGACGCTGTATCATCATTCCATGTCATCTCCATCACGGTTCGTCCGTCTGATTCTGACCGAATACGGCTATCAGACGGAGTTGATCGAGGAACAGACGTGGGAAAAGCGGCGCGATTTTCTGGCGCTCAATCCGGCCGGCACCCTGCCGGTCTATGTCGATGACAGCATGCGGGCGCTCTGCGGCGCAACCGTGATCTCCGAATATCTCGACGAGACGCACGGCGTCCTGAAGCGGGACCGCCGGCTTCTGGCGGAAGACCCGTTTCAGCGCGCCGAAATCCGCCGGCTGACGGAATGGTTCATGCAGAAGATGGAACAGGACGTAACGCGGCCTTTGGTACGCGAACGAGTATACAAGCTGCAGATGACTGCCGACCAGGGCGGCGGCGCTCCCGACTCCAAGGTGATGCGCATGGCTCGGGGCAACATTCGCCAGCACATGAAATATCTCTCCTGGCTCGCGGGTTCCCGCCAATGGCTTGCCGGCGAACGGCTGAGCTATGCGGATCTCGCCGCGGCCGCTTCGATTTCCGTTCTCGATTATCTCGGCGAGATCGACTGGATGGAATCGCCGGTCGCCAAGGAGTGGTATCAACGGCTGAAATCGCGCCCATCTTTCCGGCCGATCCTGGCGGAACGCGTGCGCGGCATCACGCCTGTATCGCACTACGCCGATCTGGATTTCTGA
- a CDS encoding undecaprenyl-diphosphate phosphatase, whose translation MAEQIVIALFLGLVEGLTEFIPVSSTGHLILIGHFLGFDEAATFDVLIQLGAILAILLVYFNRLVQIAKALPVSVKARHFVLAVLFGFLPAAVIGAIAHDFIKTVLFDSPKVICISLILGGIVLLVIDRIPFKPKYTSAYEYSWPMAIKIGFFQCLAMIPGTSRSGSTIVGALLLGADKRSAAEFSFFLAMPTMAGAFALDLWKSRHDLSMDQGLLIVIGFFTAFISALFVVRALLDFVSRRGYAPFAWWRIAIGVLGLIGLYTVG comes from the coding sequence ATGGCTGAACAAATTGTTATCGCGTTGTTTTTGGGCCTCGTGGAAGGCCTGACGGAGTTCATTCCGGTATCCTCCACGGGACATTTGATATTGATCGGACATTTCCTCGGTTTTGATGAGGCCGCCACTTTCGACGTTCTGATCCAGCTCGGTGCAATTCTCGCCATCTTGCTTGTCTATTTCAATCGTCTCGTTCAAATCGCAAAGGCGCTGCCGGTCAGCGTCAAGGCACGCCATTTCGTGCTCGCCGTCCTTTTTGGCTTCCTGCCGGCCGCCGTCATCGGTGCGATCGCGCATGATTTCATCAAGACGGTGCTGTTCGATTCGCCGAAGGTCATCTGCATCTCGCTGATCCTCGGCGGCATCGTTCTGCTGGTCATCGACAGGATCCCCTTCAAGCCCAAATATACCAGCGCCTATGAGTACTCCTGGCCGATGGCGATCAAGATCGGCTTCTTCCAGTGTCTGGCAATGATCCCTGGAACCTCGCGCTCCGGCTCCACCATCGTTGGTGCCCTGCTTCTCGGCGCCGACAAGCGCTCGGCCGCGGAATTCTCTTTCTTCCTTGCCATGCCGACCATGGCCGGCGCCTTCGCGCTGGATCTGTGGAAAAGCCGTCACGACCTCAGCATGGACCAGGGCCTGCTGATCGTCATCGGCTTCTTCACTGCTTTCATTTCTGCGCTGTTCGTGGTCCGGGCACTGCTCGATTTCGTCTCGCGCCGCGGCTACGCCCCCTTCGCTTGGTGGCGCATTGCCATCGGCGTTCTCGGCCTGATCGGGCTTTATACCGTCGGCTGA
- a CDS encoding complex I NDUFA9 subunit family protein — MTLSNLPPLVTVFGGSGFIGRHIVRVLAKRGYRIRVAVRRPDLAGFLQPLGNLGQISIVQANLRYRNSIDRSVEGAQHVVNCVGILAESGRNKFDAVQEFGAKAIAEAARGVGASLTHISAIGANANSASAYARTKARAEAAILSIKPDAVILRPSIVFGPEDSFFNKFADMSRTAPFLPLVGGGQTKFQPVYVEDVAEAVARSVDGKLKAGTIYELGGPEVLSFRECLETTLAVINRKKSLVSLPFGLASFIGGIASAVPFITPPITPDQVRLLKHDNVVSKEAEAEGRTLKGIGLNPTLLISVLPSYLVRYRPQGQFTGSGKAA; from the coding sequence ATGACCCTGTCCAACCTTCCGCCGCTCGTTACCGTGTTCGGGGGATCGGGCTTCATCGGGCGGCATATCGTCCGCGTGCTTGCCAAGCGCGGCTACCGTATCCGCGTCGCGGTGCGCCGTCCCGATCTCGCCGGTTTTCTGCAGCCGCTCGGCAATCTCGGTCAGATTTCGATCGTCCAGGCGAACCTGCGTTATCGCAACTCGATCGATCGCTCCGTCGAAGGCGCGCAGCATGTGGTCAATTGCGTCGGCATTCTCGCCGAAAGCGGCCGCAATAAATTCGACGCGGTGCAGGAATTCGGCGCCAAGGCCATCGCGGAAGCAGCTCGCGGCGTCGGCGCTTCGCTGACGCATATTTCCGCCATCGGCGCCAACGCCAATTCGGCTTCCGCCTATGCCCGCACCAAGGCTCGCGCCGAAGCCGCCATCCTCTCGATCAAGCCGGATGCCGTCATCCTGCGGCCGTCGATCGTCTTCGGTCCGGAAGACAGCTTCTTCAACAAATTCGCCGATATGTCGCGCACCGCGCCGTTCCTGCCGCTGGTTGGCGGCGGCCAGACGAAGTTCCAGCCGGTCTATGTCGAGGATGTTGCCGAGGCGGTCGCCCGCAGCGTCGACGGCAAGCTGAAGGCCGGCACGATCTACGAGCTCGGCGGTCCTGAGGTGCTTTCTTTCCGCGAATGTCTCGAGACGACGCTTGCCGTCATCAACCGGAAGAAGTCGCTGGTTTCTCTACCGTTCGGCCTTGCCTCCTTCATCGGCGGCATCGCTTCGGCTGTGCCGTTCATCACACCGCCGATCACGCCCGACCAGGTTCGCCTGCTGAAGCACGACAATGTCGTCTCGAAGGAAGCCGAGGCGGAAGGCCGGACGCTGAAGGGCATTGGCCTAAATCCGACCTTGCTTATCTCCGTGCTGCCGTCCTATCTGGTGCGCTATCGCCCGCAGGGTCAGTTCACCGGCTCCGGCAAGGCCGCGTGA
- a CDS encoding DUF1330 domain-containing protein, with product MAKGYWIARVDVRDTERYKDYVAAAKPAFEKYGAVFLARGGAFTPLEGQARGRNVIIEFPSLQHAVDCYNSPEYQIAAKIRHEVADAEMVVVEGV from the coding sequence ATGGCAAAGGGATATTGGATCGCACGCGTGGATGTTCGCGATACCGAGCGTTACAAGGATTATGTTGCCGCCGCCAAGCCGGCTTTCGAAAAATACGGCGCGGTTTTCCTCGCCCGCGGCGGCGCTTTTACGCCACTGGAGGGCCAAGCGCGCGGCCGCAACGTCATCATCGAATTCCCGTCGCTGCAGCATGCCGTCGATTGCTATAATTCCCCGGAATACCAGATCGCCGCCAAGATTCGTCATGAAGTGGCTGATGCCGAAATGGTCGTCGTCGAAGGCGTTTAA
- the pyrF gene encoding orotidine-5'-phosphate decarboxylase, with amino-acid sequence MTARDRLIVGLDVPNLQEAEKVVNTLGDDILHYKIGYQLVFAGGLEFARDLAADGKKIFLDMKLLDIDNTVASGVENIVKMGMSMLTLHAYPKAMRAAVAAAKGSDLCLLGVTVLTSMDEQDLIAAGYEYDPHTLVLRRAEQALLAGMGGIVCSAEESAAVRKIIGPDMALVTPGIRPAGSEKGDQKRVMTPTEAIKAGSSHLVVARPIVKAADPKEAARAILAEMDAAL; translated from the coding sequence ATGACCGCACGCGACCGCTTGATCGTTGGACTGGATGTTCCAAACCTTCAGGAGGCCGAAAAGGTCGTCAACACCCTCGGCGACGATATCCTCCATTACAAGATCGGCTATCAACTGGTTTTTGCCGGCGGGCTGGAATTCGCCCGCGACCTTGCCGCTGACGGCAAGAAGATCTTCCTCGACATGAAGCTGCTCGATATCGACAACACGGTCGCTTCCGGCGTCGAGAACATCGTCAAGATGGGCATGTCGATGCTGACGCTGCATGCCTATCCGAAGGCGATGCGGGCCGCTGTCGCCGCAGCCAAGGGTTCCGATCTCTGCCTGCTCGGCGTCACCGTGCTGACCTCCATGGATGAGCAGGATCTGATCGCCGCCGGATACGAATACGACCCGCATACACTGGTGCTGCGCCGCGCCGAACAGGCGCTCCTCGCCGGCATGGGCGGCATCGTATGCTCGGCCGAGGAATCCGCCGCCGTGCGCAAGATCATCGGCCCGGACATGGCGCTGGTGACCCCCGGCATCCGCCCGGCCGGCAGCGAGAAGGGCGACCAGAAGCGTGTGATGACGCCGACTGAGGCCATCAAGGCGGGATCGAGCCATCTCGTCGTCGCGCGGCCGATCGTCAAGGCGGCCGATCCGAAGGAAGCCGCCCGCGCCATCCTCGCAGAGATGGACGCTGCGCTCTAG
- a CDS encoding histidine phosphatase family protein — MFALYITHPQVRIDPAVPVPDWGLSDIGAARAQIAATRLWASELGLIVSSGERKAIETAEILATASAAAVEIIEAMHENDRSATGFLTPPEFEKAADWFFAHPHESFKGWERAIDAQVRIVSEVEAVLSRHDPNVPIAFVGHGGVGTLLKCRLEGKPIARQGDQPPGGGNLFCFDLAKRAVSCDWTPIEDWQGWS, encoded by the coding sequence ATGTTCGCTCTCTATATTACGCACCCGCAGGTGCGCATCGATCCCGCCGTTCCCGTTCCGGATTGGGGGCTCTCCGATATTGGCGCGGCACGGGCGCAGATAGCGGCGACGCGCCTATGGGCGAGCGAGCTCGGTCTCATCGTTTCCAGCGGCGAGCGCAAGGCGATCGAGACTGCCGAAATCCTGGCGACGGCGAGCGCTGCTGCGGTCGAGATCATCGAAGCCATGCACGAGAACGACCGCAGCGCCACGGGCTTCCTGACCCCGCCGGAATTCGAGAAGGCGGCGGACTGGTTCTTTGCCCATCCACATGAGAGCTTTAAGGGCTGGGAGCGTGCGATAGATGCGCAGGTACGGATCGTCTCCGAGGTGGAAGCAGTTCTGTCGCGGCATGACCCGAACGTGCCCATCGCCTTTGTCGGTCATGGCGGCGTTGGCACGCTGCTGAAATGCCGCCTTGAAGGCAAACCGATCGCGCGTCAGGGCGATCAGCCGCCCGGCGGCGGTAATCTTTTCTGTTTCGACCTTGCGAAGCGCGCCGTCTCATGCGACTGGACGCCTATAGAAGATTGGCAGGGGTGGAGTTGA
- the pmtA gene encoding phospholipid N-methyltransferase PmtA, with protein MALRLKERLGKKFDEEIRFFKGMMQGPKTVGSIVPTSSITARKMASVVNIHSGLPVLELGPGTGAITKAILARGVEPENLVAVEYSTDFYNHLVRLYPGVHFINGDAFDLDKTLGVLRGQTFDSIVSGIPLLNFPMKARVALLESLLDRIPPGRPVVQISYGPVSPIIARPDRYHIQHFDFIVRNIPPAQLWVYRRG; from the coding sequence ATGGCGCTGCGTCTCAAGGAACGGTTGGGCAAGAAGTTCGACGAAGAAATCCGTTTCTTCAAAGGCATGATGCAGGGCCCGAAAACGGTCGGTTCCATCGTTCCCACATCCTCGATCACGGCGCGAAAGATGGCGAGCGTCGTCAACATCCATTCCGGCCTGCCGGTGCTGGAGCTCGGCCCCGGCACAGGCGCCATTACCAAGGCGATCCTGGCCCGCGGCGTTGAACCGGAAAATCTCGTCGCCGTCGAATATTCCACCGACTTCTACAATCATCTGGTCCGTCTTTATCCCGGCGTCCATTTCATCAATGGCGATGCCTTCGATCTGGACAAGACTCTTGGGGTATTGCGCGGCCAGACATTCGATTCCATCGTCTCGGGTATTCCGCTGCTGAATTTTCCCATGAAGGCGCGCGTCGCTCTCCTCGAAAGCCTACTGGACCGCATCCCGCCCGGCCGTCCCGTGGTGCAGATCTCCTACGGACCGGTCTCGCCGATCATCGCCCGGCCGGATCGCTACCATATCCAGCACTTCGACTTCATTGTTCGCAACATCCCGCCGGCCCAGCTCTGGGTCTATCGGCGCGGCTGA
- the dnaN gene encoding DNA polymerase III subunit beta translates to MRITIERSNLLKSLNHVHRVVERRNTIPILSNVLLKAEGASLDMKATDLDLEITEATPANVEKAGATTVPAHLLYDIVRKLPDGSEVLLATNPDGSSMTVASGRSKFSLQCLPESDFPDLTAGSFSHSFKLKAADLKMLIDRTQFAISTEETRYYLNGIFFHTIESKGDLKLRAVATDGHRLARADVDAPSGSEGMPGIIIPRKTVGELQKLVDSPDVIVTVEVSDAKIRLTIGSIVMTSKLIDGTFPDYQRVIPTNNDKEMRVDCQTFAQAVDRVSTISSERGRAVKLALSDGQLLLTVNNPDSGSATEELAVGYDMDAMEIGFNAKYLLDITAQLSGDAAIFLLADAGSPTLIRDTAGDDALYVLMPMRV, encoded by the coding sequence ATGCGTATTACAATTGAGCGGTCGAACCTCCTGAAATCGCTGAACCACGTGCATCGCGTGGTCGAGCGTCGCAACACGATCCCGATCCTGTCCAACGTATTGCTCAAGGCGGAGGGCGCGAGCCTCGACATGAAGGCGACCGACCTCGACCTCGAAATCACCGAGGCGACACCCGCCAATGTCGAGAAGGCTGGCGCCACCACCGTACCGGCGCATCTGCTCTACGACATCGTGCGCAAGCTGCCGGACGGTTCAGAAGTGCTTCTCGCCACCAATCCCGACGGCAGCTCGATGACGGTTGCTTCGGGCCGCTCGAAATTCTCGCTGCAATGCCTGCCGGAATCCGACTTTCCGGACCTGACCGCCGGCAGCTTCAGCCATTCCTTCAAACTGAAGGCGGCGGACCTGAAGATGCTGATCGACCGGACGCAGTTCGCGATTTCCACCGAAGAGACCCGCTATTATCTGAACGGCATCTTCTTCCACACGATCGAAAGCAAGGGCGACCTGAAGCTGAGAGCCGTGGCCACGGATGGACACCGGCTCGCCCGCGCCGATGTCGACGCTCCCTCTGGCTCGGAAGGCATGCCGGGCATTATCATTCCGCGCAAAACGGTCGGCGAGTTGCAGAAGCTCGTCGACAGCCCCGATGTCATCGTCACCGTCGAAGTGTCCGATGCGAAAATCCGCCTGACAATCGGCTCGATCGTCATGACCTCGAAGCTGATCGACGGCACTTTCCCTGATTATCAGCGCGTCATCCCGACGAATAACGACAAGGAAATGCGGGTCGATTGCCAGACATTCGCCCAGGCCGTCGACCGCGTCTCGACCATTTCGTCGGAGCGCGGTCGCGCCGTGAAGCTGGCACTGTCGGACGGCCAGCTATTGTTGACGGTCAACAATCCCGACTCCGGAAGCGCCACGGAAGAACTTGCCGTGGGCTACGACATGGATGCGATGGAAATCGGCTTCAACGCCAAATATCTGCTCGACATTACCGCGCAATTGTCCGGCGATGCCGCGATCTTCCTGCTTGCCGATGCCGGCTCGCCGACACTGATCCGCGACACGGCCGGCGATGACGCACTCTATGTCCTGATGCCGATGCGCGTTTAA
- the rsmI gene encoding 16S rRNA (cytidine(1402)-2'-O)-methyltransferase, whose product MSDEHTSGGARSFRLHNTTVPARPLEPALYLVATPIGNLGDITLRALETLAGADVLACEDTRVTRVLLDRYGIQNRPFAYHEHNADEVGARLLQALEAGRSVALVSDAGTPLVSDPGYRLALQAIDAGYRVVPIPGASAPLAALVGSGLPNDAFFFAGFLPAKDKGRRDRLAELAVIPATLIFFESPHRIAATLSAAADVLGGERKAAVCRELTKTFEEFRRGTLTELAIFYEAVEHVKGEIVLLVGPPEETIAAEADVEAILSDLARSMPTAKAAAEAARITGLPRKDLYQRLLDMKERHG is encoded by the coding sequence ATGAGCGACGAACACACAAGCGGCGGAGCGCGCAGTTTCCGCCTGCACAATACCACGGTTCCAGCACGGCCGCTGGAGCCGGCGCTTTATCTCGTCGCGACGCCGATCGGCAATCTCGGCGATATCACGCTGCGCGCACTGGAAACGCTGGCAGGTGCCGATGTTCTCGCTTGTGAGGATACCCGCGTTACCCGCGTGCTGCTCGACCGCTACGGCATCCAGAACCGGCCCTTCGCCTACCATGAGCACAATGCCGACGAGGTAGGGGCGCGGCTGCTGCAGGCGCTGGAAGCCGGCCGTTCCGTGGCACTGGTCTCCGATGCCGGCACGCCGCTGGTCTCCGATCCTGGTTACCGGCTGGCGCTGCAGGCGATCGACGCGGGTTACCGTGTCGTGCCGATCCCGGGTGCGTCCGCGCCGCTTGCCGCGCTGGTCGGCTCCGGCCTGCCCAACGACGCCTTTTTCTTCGCCGGCTTTCTGCCCGCCAAGGACAAGGGCCGCCGCGACCGGCTGGCCGAGCTTGCTGTCATCCCCGCGACTCTGATCTTCTTTGAATCGCCCCATCGCATCGCCGCAACGCTCAGCGCAGCAGCCGATGTGCTTGGCGGCGAGCGCAAGGCTGCCGTTTGCCGCGAACTCACCAAGACCTTCGAGGAATTCCGTCGCGGCACGCTCACTGAACTCGCAATTTTCTATGAGGCTGTCGAGCATGTGAAAGGCGAGATCGTGCTGCTCGTCGGCCCGCCGGAAGAAACGATCGCCGCCGAAGCTGATGTTGAGGCCATTCTCAGCGATCTCGCGCGGAGCATGCCGACAGCGAAGGCGGCGGCAGAGGCTGCCCGGATCACCGGTCTGCCGCGCAAGGATCTCTACCAGCGCCTGCTCGATATGAAGGAGCGCCATGGCTGA
- a CDS encoding YraN family protein has protein sequence MAETGERLKRREAWRRGHVSEYAAALFLFFKGYRILAIRHRTKLGEIDIIARKGDLAVFVEVKARRGEQEAIDAVSFSAQGRIRAASDLWLARQKDYGRLSQRYDIVVILPGRWPRHFPDAF, from the coding sequence ATGGCTGAGACGGGCGAGAGGCTGAAGCGGCGGGAAGCGTGGCGACGCGGCCATGTCTCTGAATATGCCGCAGCGCTTTTTCTGTTCTTCAAGGGCTACCGCATTCTCGCCATCCGCCACCGCACCAAGCTCGGCGAAATCGATATCATCGCTCGCAAAGGTGATCTCGCAGTCTTCGTCGAGGTCAAAGCGAGGCGCGGCGAGCAGGAGGCGATCGATGCCGTCTCCTTTTCCGCCCAAGGGCGTATTCGTGCTGCCAGCGACCTTTGGCTTGCTCGCCAGAAGGACTATGGACGCCTGTCGCAACGCTATGACATCGTGGTGATCCTACCCGGCCGCTGGCCCCGGCATTTTCCGGATGCTTTTTGA
- a CDS encoding endonuclease, giving the protein MIRSTVSAFAVPSQEERKGFISLEKTPDIHAATLASLACMNTVRIGGATGEVQPLSFPFTVAAWNMERCLFPLESATKLKATKASLILLSEMDEGMARTGQSDPTAIVAGELGMNYAYGVEFLELSLGSEIERSFCKDDFNEKGFHGNALMASVALKDAFLFRLPGEAKWFNDSNEQPRIGDRCAVGAIVETEAGPFVAVSVHLESVATAAYRERQMAALIDAVEGFAPGFPILIGGDLNTGNHTGGDFSTDTLFAMAEGRGFECHGGPLDQTSTRPSLITRFPDRTMKLDWFLSRGLKISESHLVSSLNEEGKPLSDHDMIVCTIEGFST; this is encoded by the coding sequence ATGATCCGCAGCACCGTTTCCGCCTTCGCCGTTCCCTCGCAAGAGGAACGCAAAGGCTTCATTTCATTGGAAAAGACCCCTGACATTCATGCGGCAACGCTCGCCTCGCTTGCTTGCATGAACACCGTGCGCATCGGTGGCGCGACCGGCGAAGTCCAGCCGCTGAGCTTCCCCTTCACCGTGGCCGCATGGAATATGGAGCGCTGCCTTTTTCCCCTCGAATCCGCCACCAAGTTGAAGGCGACCAAGGCGTCGCTCATCCTGCTCTCCGAGATGGACGAGGGCATGGCGCGGACCGGCCAAAGTGACCCGACCGCGATCGTCGCGGGCGAACTCGGCATGAACTATGCCTATGGCGTGGAATTCCTGGAACTCAGCCTCGGTTCGGAAATCGAGCGCTCCTTCTGCAAGGACGATTTCAACGAAAAGGGCTTTCACGGCAACGCCCTGATGGCGTCCGTCGCCTTGAAGGATGCCTTTCTCTTCCGGCTGCCGGGCGAGGCCAAGTGGTTCAACGACAGCAACGAACAGCCCCGCATCGGCGATCGCTGCGCTGTCGGCGCCATCGTCGAAACCGAGGCTGGTCCCTTCGTCGCCGTTTCGGTCCATCTCGAAAGTGTCGCAACTGCTGCCTATCGCGAGCGGCAGATGGCGGCGCTGATCGACGCTGTTGAAGGTTTTGCACCGGGTTTCCCCATCCTGATCGGCGGCGATCTCAATACCGGCAATCACACAGGCGGGGATTTCTCGACCGATACCCTGTTCGCCATGGCCGAAGGCCGCGGCTTCGAATGCCATGGCGGCCCACTGGATCAGACCAGCACGCGCCCGAGCCTGATCACGCGCTTTCCCGATCGCACCATGAAGCTCGACTGGTTCCTGAGCCGCGGTTTGAAGATCAGCGAAAGCCATCTCGTTTCCTCCCTCAATGAAGAGGGCAAGCCGCTTTCCGATCACGACATGATCGTTTGCACAATCGAAGGTTTTTCTACCTGA
- a CDS encoding cupin domain-containing protein, translating into MVLKLMLASMAAFTARAVPVVAALPQSKSFVAGASSEMEMKPSPIEPSWILAGDPVARIAEHSRGHDDAAMTALWDCTAGEFRWYFGWDETVMILEGEVHITTEDGVERTLSAGDVAYFAGGTWATWRIDRYLRKVAFCRKPFPKPLTMAYRLRNFVRQGGAQGLAA; encoded by the coding sequence ATGGTCTTGAAATTGATGTTGGCGAGCATGGCGGCTTTTACCGCGCGTGCCGTCCCGGTCGTCGCCGCGCTGCCGCAGTCGAAAAGCTTCGTGGCCGGCGCCAGCAGCGAAATGGAAATGAAGCCTTCGCCGATCGAACCGTCCTGGATTTTGGCGGGCGATCCGGTTGCCCGCATTGCGGAGCATTCGCGCGGGCACGACGATGCTGCGATGACCGCGCTATGGGATTGCACCGCGGGCGAGTTTCGCTGGTATTTCGGCTGGGACGAAACGGTGATGATCCTCGAAGGTGAGGTACATATCACGACGGAGGATGGCGTTGAACGCACGCTCAGCGCCGGCGATGTCGCCTATTTCGCCGGCGGAACCTGGGCCACATGGCGCATCGACCGCTATCTGCGCAAGGTCGCCTTCTGCCGCAAGCCGTTCCCGAAGCCTTTGACCATGGCCTATCGCCTGCGCAACTTCGTCCGGCAGGGCGGTGCACAGGGCCTTGCCGCCTGA